ACCCCTCAATTTGAGGGAAAACAGGCTGGATTTTGGGGTGGGGGCTGCGCACCAGCGTTCCAGGCCTGACCTCTAGTGGCTACAGAGACCAATTACCTGGGATCCGCTTGGAGATCCCCCTGCTCGCGCAGCGAGACCACCGGGAAGGGTCTCCCGCCGGCTCCGGCTCTTCCTCCCACGCCGGGAGCTGCCGAGCGGGGTTCGATCCCGAGGGTTTCTGGTGGGAGAAGTCGCAGGGGCGCTCGCGGCCGACCCCAGGCCACAGGGGGCCCCGATTCCCGCACGGAAAAGGGACGGTGCCAGTCGGCGGGAGGACGAGGAAGGCACGAGCGGGAGGCAACGCCGGGGACGCCCCAACTCCCCTTCAGAGCTGGCCACGCTCCGCCAGGCGCGGACCACGGAGCGCCACCGGGCTCCGATCTCCTCGTTAGCGAGTTAATCACTGCTTTCCCGCTGGCTGCTCGGAGCCGAGCGGCCCGAGGTTTCCTCCCGGGCCCAGGACGCGAGCGGATCCTCCCTGCCTGCCGGCCACCCGGATCCCAACGCGGCTCCCGATGGCTTTTTTCCATCCCGGCAGCGAGGACGGAAGCGCCGCGGCCCCGTTTCCTGCTGCGACCCCCAGACGAGGCTCAGCCGTGGCCTTTTCACACCAAAACCGGGTTTATTTCTCCGAAAGTTCCAGGGATGCGCCTTGTCTCGAAGGAGCCGCGCTGTCGGAGCCCCGCGGGGACCGAGGAGCCCGCCTGCGCCGGGATTCGCCCTCGGAGGAACAGATCCTCGCGCTCGGGAAGGGAATTTCGCTGCTGCCAGCCTGGAAAAGGAGGAGACGGCGGCGATGGGGCAGCGAACGCGGCTGGAGCCGCGGGGACGAGCCACGCCGCCCGGACGAGCTTTGCCGGAGGAAACGGATGGGTTTgggaccgaaaaaaaaaaaaaatcaactcaaaACAGCgcttcagggcagagctgctTCGCTCTTAACCCCCTCCGAGAGCAGAGCCCCAGCGGGGACGGGGGTCCCACCTGCTTCGCCCCAAAAccgttccccccccccgaaacGGAGCCGGGCGCCCCCACCTGCGGCTAGAGCTCGGTGAAGTCGTCGTTGAAGTAGAGCAGCAGGGCGGGGAGGTGGCGCTCGGGGTCGAGGCCGAGGCGCCGCAGCTCGGGCCCCTCGTCGGCCACGCCGTTCTGCTCCAGCGTGCGCTCCATGTCGAGGGCGGCCCCGCCGTGGCGCCAGCTGTAGCTGCCGGCGTGGGCGTTGCGGGGCAGGTAGCGCCGCAGGATGTCGTGCAGCGTCTCCTCCGCGCACACCTGCGGCCGCCGCGGCTGCTCGGGCCCGCCTGACCGGACCCCCGAGCTCCCTAACGAGGCCTCCGGGCCTCCCCTGTCCTTGCAGGGCTCCCACACCACCTAACGACCTCTCCAAATCCTCCCATGCCGGCTAACGAGCCCCCAGATCCTCCCCCATAGCTGTGGGTCCCCCAACCTTGGCTAACGACCCCCCAGATCCTCCCATGGTGGCTAACGAGCCCCCAGATCCTCCCCCATAGCTGTGGGTCCCCCAACCATGGCTAACGACCCCCCAGATCCTCCCCCATAGCTGTGGGTCCCCCAACTTTGGCTAACGACCCCCCAGATCCTCCCATGGTGGCTAACGAGCCCCCAGATCCTCCCCCATAGCTGTGGGTCCCCCAACCATGGCTAACGACCCCCCAGATCCTCCCCCATAGCTGTGGGTCCCCCAACTTTGGCTAACGACCCCCCAGATCCTCCCATGGTGGCTAACGAGCCCCCAGATCCTCCCCCATAACTGTGGGTCCCCCAACCTTGGCTGAcgatcccccagccccccctcctCCATTAACTAACCCCTCCCCAACGACCCTGGTGACAGTGGGGACGTCCCacggtggtgggggaatccaggGCCTCCCCAttgcgctgccccccccccgggggggacgGTGAcgagccccgggccccccccaaaggggcaCGCTGACCTCGAGGACATCCTGCTGCCCCGTGAGGGTGTTGAGGACGcgcaggcggcgggggcgggcgcccaGGCGCCCCACCTCATACCGGGGGTCCCGCCACcacggggggcgggcggggggcacccAGTCcgagcggggcgccggcggcggcacgTCCAGCAggccgccccccggcgcccggTAGCCCGGCAAGCCCGTGTGCGGGTCCACCCGCCTCAGCAGCtgccggttgggggggggggggcttcaccaggagccccccacccccagggtgccccccatcCAGCATGAAACCCTACACAGGGACCTCCCACACACCAGGACCCCTAATGGCacactgggacccccccccaccaacatGGGGACCCTCTGAGTGCTACCTAGAGAGCGCCAGGGCCCCACATCGGGAGCCCTAAAAATCACAGCAGGACCCCCCAGGGGTCATCCTAGGACCCCCCCAACACTAGGAGCCCTCACCCCACACTGGGATCCCCCAGGCGCTAttcagggaccccccccaccccatgctaGCACACAAAGCCCCACACGACCCCCATGCCCCACACCTGGACACCTAAAATCACACCGGGACCCCCTAAGTGGCACTCAGAGACCTCCCCACACCTcgagaccccccccaccctgcacTGGGGCCTCCTACCCCACAccagcaccccccagctgccACCCAGAACCCCCTACCCCACATCGACTCCCCCATCCCACACCAGGACCACCCCCGATGTCACCTGAGGGCCCCCCCCTCACACCGAGACCCCCCCCAGGTGCTACTCAGGACCCCCCACCTCACATCGGAACCCCCAGGTGTCACCCGaggccccccacccccaccccacaccgGGACCCACtgggtgacaccccccccccccggcaggcacCCCAGCGGGGGTCTTTGGGGGCAGTTCCCCCCCCGACCACTACACACGTCCTGCGTCCGGGGGTCGAACCAGTGGCTGATGTCGGTCCCCGCCGCCTCGAGCAGGGGGCGCAGACGGGGGTCGCCTGGAGGAGGGAGGCGGAGAAGGGAAATGGGGCACGGAAGgacgcgacccccccccccaacaaaatggCGGCGtgcggggaaggaggggggggggcccCCTCGGTAGCGGGGAAGGAGGGGTGGGGGGTCCCGGGACCGCCGTACCGTGGTGCTCCCGCGCCAGCGGCGTCAGGTCGAGCACGCGGCCCAGGCAGCTGACCCAGAGGTCACCGGGCCGCGCGTGCGCCGCCACCTCCCGCGCCGTGAAGtaccggggccgcggcggcgccatGGCCGAGGTCGGCCGCGCGCTGCCATGGCGACGcggcgcgcagcgcccgccgggAAGCGCCGTTCCTATGGCGACGCGGCGCGCGGCGCCTGCCGGGAAGCCCCGTTCCTATGGCGAcgccggccgctgccccggcAACGCCATAGCGCGGCGTCCGACGGGAAGCGCCGTTCCTATGGCGACGCGGCGCGCGGCGCCTGCCGGGAAGCCCCGTTCCTATGGCGAcgccggccgctgccccggcAACGCCATAGCGCGGCGTCCGACGGGAAGCGCCGTTCCTATGGCGACGCGGCGCTCGCCCGGAAGCGCCGTTGCCCTAGCAACCCCGCCCCCCAGCTGGGAGTCGGCCCGGGCCCAGGGGGCGCTCGCCGCGCGCTGCCTGCCGGGAAAGCCCGCCGCGTCGTGCAAGGCATGTCGGGAAATGTagtccttctccctcctcccgccccgccatGCTGCCGCGCGGGGCATGGCGGGatcgcgccccgccccgcccgcctttgttcccccccccacctcccgcctccTAAAACCGGCGAGCGCAAGGCATGCCGGGATGTGGagctccccgccccgcctcccGCGGCGCCGCAAgggctgccgggagctgtaggcgccgccgccgcgcgggggctgccgggaaggcgcggccccgccccgcgcccgcgggaTCTCGCCGCCGCTCTCGCGAGACTTCGGCGCCATGGCGGAGCCGCCGGAGCCGCGGGAGGAGAacggctgcggcgggcgggggcggggcccgccggtgaggggggcggggccacggcgaggggcggggcctgggggaggtgggggggccaTAGCGAGGGGGGCGGGAGGGGCTGTTGGGGCACTGCatggggctgttggggggccccgggggctgtggggggccccagAGGCTGTAGGGGGGCCCTAGGGCCTTTGGAGGGACcccaggggctgtgggggggggcatAGGGCCTataggggggctgggggagggccccaggggctgtggggggggccaTGGAGCCTATAGAGGCCTATGGGGGGGCCcaagggctgtgggggggggcatggggcctaaggggcagctatgggggggcccaggggctgtgggggggggccaTAGGACCTACGgggagctgtggggggggccTAGGAGCTGTGGGGGCATATGGGGGGGCCTAGGGGCTGTAAGGGGGGCCATGAGACCTATGGGGGGCTGTGGGTGGCTATGGGGGAGCCccaagagctgtgggggggcccaggggctgtAGGGTGGTCCTAGGGGCTGTAGGGGGGCCCAGGGGCCTACAGGGTGGTTATGGGGGGGCCCTAGGGGCTGTGGGGGAGCCATAGGGCCTATAGGGGAGCCCCAgaggctgtgggggggcgccatGGGGCCAACTTGGGGCTATAAGGGGGCTCTAGGGGGTGTGGGGGAGCCATAGGGCCTATAGGGGGCTGTAGGGGGGGCATAGGGGCTATGAGGAGGCCctaggggctgtgggggggctttTGAGGGGCTCTAGGGGCTATGGGGGACCCTATGAGCTATGGGGGGGCCCTAGGGGCTGTGTGGGGGGGCTATTGGGGCTGGGAGGGGCTAAGGGGGGGGTCTAGGGGTTATTGGGGGCAGTCCAGGGGCAATGGAGAGACCctaggggctgtgggggggctctTCAGGGGCCCTAGGGCTTatggggggggtcctaggggctGTGGAGAGCTATAATGGGGGTTCTAGGGGCTGTGGGGGGACTATAGGGGGACCTAGAGGCTATGGGGGGGCTCTGGGTATTATAGGGGAGCTATTGGGGGCCTAGGGGCTATGGGGGAGGCCCTAGGGGCTGTGGAGGGGGGTTCTTGAGGGGCCCTAGGGGCAGTGGAGGGGCTATGGGGGGGTCCTTGGGAGGTGGGGGGACaattggggggccctgggggctgtgggggggtcttgggggacgGTAGGGGCTGTGGAGAGGCCCTAGGGGCAGTGGAGGGGCTatggggggtccctgggaggtgggggggctATAAGGGGTGCGCTAGGGGCtgtgggggggtcttgggggacgGTAGGGGCTGTGGAGAGGCCCTAGGGGCAGTGGAGGGGCTatggggggtccctgggaggtgggggggctATAAGGGGTGCGCTAGGGGCtgtgggggggtcttggggggccgTAGGGGCTGTGGGGAGGCCCTAGGGGCAGTGGAGGGGCTATGGAGGGTccctgggaggtgggggggctATAAGGGGTGCCCTAGGGGCTGTGgagggggtcttggggggccgTAGGGGCTGTGGGGAGGCCCTAGGGGCAGTGGAGGGGCTATGGCGGGGTccctgggaggtgggggggctattgggggccctgggggctgtgggaggggtcTTGGGGGGCCGTAGGGGCTGTGGGGAGGCCCTAGGGGCAGTAGAGGGGCTatggggggtccctgggaggtgggggggctATAAGGGGTGCCctaggggctgtgggaggggtcTTGGGGGAATTTGGGGGGGTGGGCTATAGCTGGACCCACCGGGAGGGGCTCCGGGGGCCCTGCGGGGGTggtgctgccccctccccggcccccccccccccccgcgcagggCTGACGGGGGTCGCAGGAGCCCGGCGGGGGGCAcccgcgggcccggcggcgcctgGAGGCGCTGCTGAACCGCAGCATGCGGATCCGCATGTCGGACGGGCGCACGCTGGTGGGCGCCTTCCTCTGCACCGACCGCGACGCCAACGTCATCCTCGGCTCCGCCCAGGAGTTCCTCAAGGCCGCCggtgagccggacgccggggcccctgcccgggccgggggggggcaaggtggggggcggcccggacac
Above is a genomic segment from Struthio camelus isolate bStrCam1 unplaced genomic scaffold, bStrCam1.hap1 HAP1_SCAFFOLD_102, whole genome shotgun sequence containing:
- the NAA38 gene encoding N-alpha-acetyltransferase 38, NatC auxiliary subunit — protein: MAEPPEPREENGCGGRGRGPPEPGGGHPRARRRLEALLNRSMRIRMSDGRTLVGAFLCTDRDANVILGSAQEFLKAADSFPGSEPRVLGLAMVPGHHIVSIEVERDSATAPLYP
- the CYB5D1 gene encoding cytochrome b5 domain-containing protein 1 isoform X3, which codes for MAPPRPRYFTAREVAAHARPGDLWVSCLGRVLDLTPLAREHHGDPRLRPLLEAAGTDISHWFDPRTQDLLRRVDPHTGLPGYRAPGGGLLDVPPPAPRSDWVPPARPPWWRDPRYEVGRLGARPRRLRVLNTLTGQQDVLEVCAEETLHDILRRYLPRNAHAGSYSWRHGGAALDMERTLEQNGVADEGPELRRLGLDPERHLPALLLYFNDDFTEL